CAGGCCGGGAATAAAAGCGACCGGGAAACGTCGGCAATGCTGGAGGCAAAACTGTTCTTCTGATGGAATACGCGGCCCGCCATCATTTTAATGAGGGCGGATGCCGCACCCAGAGTTTAAAGTCCTCAGGCGGCAACGCTCTGGCAAAGTGCCAGCCCTGGCAGAACTGCACACCTCGCTTCAGCAGCCAGCTCACCTGCTCTGCCGTCTCCACGCCTTCGGCAATGATCTTCAGACGCAGGCTCTGCGCCATCTCGATAATATGTTCAGCAATCAAATGACTGGTGCTGTTGGTGGTCAGCGTGTCGATAAAGGATTTGTCGATTTTCAGGATATCGACATTCAACGAATAGAGGTTGTGCAGGTTGGAATAGCCGGTACCAAAATCATCAATGGCCACTTCATAGCCCGCCTGACGAAACGCCTGAATCACCGGCGTGGTTTTTGGCACATCAATAAACCCGCGCTCCGTCACTTCGATCTTAATCTGCTCCGCGCGTACCGAGTGTTCTCTTATCTTATTGGAAATCAACGAAATAAGGCGTGAAGAGTGAAAATCCGCAGCCGATAAGTTAATCGAAATATAAAGATGCGGCACCACCGCCAGGAAGTCGCCGAGATCGCTAAACACTTCATCGACGACATAATCCGTTATGCGTTCGATCATCCCCTCTTTTTCCGCCAGCGGAATAAATTCTGCCGGGCTCATCACCTGACCATTAAAACCCGGCCAACGTAACAACGCCTCAGCGCCGACGCAGGCGCCATTTTTAATATCGATAATCGGTTGATAGTGGAGTCGGAGCTGGCGTTTGGTTAACGCGCGGTGGAGCATACGGCGGGGCGAGTTAAATTCTTGTCGTGTTCGTGACCACACTAAACAAAGGATCACACTGCAAATTAGCCCCAGCGGTAGCAGCAGCATCACCTGATGGTACAGCGCCTGAAAATAGTGCGCATTAGAGGTCGACACGATGATAGCAATTGGACGTTTATCCGAATGCGCGATGGTGTAAAAACGCCCGTCCTGCTGGAAGGTTGATGCCTGGCTGTGGATCAGCTTCTTCAGCGTCTCCAGATGCGCACTTTTACTGAGGGAGAAAAATAATTCGCTTACGGTGTCGTAGACGCCGTACGCCAGCGCGTCATCTTCCGAGGCGACATCGCTATAAGAAAGAGGGTTGATCACTGCAACGTAATTACCGCGCTGCATATAGACCATTTTATAACCGGCATAAAAGGGGGTATTGCGGTAATAATAAATAGCAATGTCAGGCGAGCGTTTATACTCTGCGGGCGCAATAGCATACGATTGCGCGGGGGCAATAACGCTGGAGCATAAAAATTGGTCGCCATGCGCATAAATGAGATCGGCAACATACAAACTGCTGCGCACAATATCCAGCATCGCTTTGCGATGCTCCTGCGAGCATATCTGACCGTGAAATTTTTCCGCCGCGGTGCGAACGCTATCCACTTGCTGGATAACCACTTCAGTTTTATTTAACGCCAGGTGGGCAAAAGAGCGGAGCTGGAAGGCAGTTTCATTTACTGCTCGGATATGTGCAAACCATAGCGACAGCATCACCGGCAGGATGACTCCTATGATGATCCCGACGACTCTGAGCATCTTGCGACGCACGCTATGATTCATGTCCGCCTATATCCACGCATTTATTGTGCCTTTTTAATGTACGGCAGGATGCTTTGATAAACAGGTGATTACGTTGCATGAATCACACGACATTAGCAACTGACTTTTCTCATTAAAAACCTAATATTTGGTTATGACGAGAATATTCGACCGTAAGGTAAACTCAAAGTGTGCCCAATGTTTATATTAAGGAAAATATTTATCCATTCGTTATGGGGTGTTTTCACTTAATACAACACAGTATCACTGATTAAGCCAAACTTACCGTAGGATAAAAAATGGTGCGGCCTGTCGGGTATTTTTTCATCTAATGAATGACATTCCTTCATCTTTGCGTATTTATTTATAAAAAGCGCTGGCGACCACTGTTTTACTGCGTCCGCTACGTTTTGCATCGTACAGCGCGTTGTCAGCAAGCGTAAGTAAAACTGAAGTATCTGTCTGCTCACCGCACACGAATACTAAACCAGCGCTAAAGGATAATGGGATCTTTTCACTCCCGCTTAATAACGGTGAACGGGCTAATGCCGCACGAATTTTTTGGCTAAAACGCAGCGCATTTTTACGATCGATGTGCGGCATCAAAATCAGAAATTCCTCACCCCCCAAACGGCCAAAGAGATAAGAGGGATCGCTATGCTCACGAATCTGGTCACAAAAATGCACCAGCGCTGCGTCGCCCGTCAGATGTCCCCAGCGATCGTTGATATTTTTGAAGTGATCCAGATCCAGCATTAACAGACTGAAATGGCTACGAGAATCCTCAGGTTTGCACTGTACCAGCGCCTCCTTTAACTTCCGTAGCATAGAAAAACGATTATAGCAGCCGGTCAGATCGTCAATCGTCGCTTTTTTCTCCAGCTGCCGCTCCACTTTTTTACGCTCGGTGATATCCAGGCCAATACTCAGGATCGAGCGATCCGGCAGCAAAATATTTGACCAAAGCACGGTCAGCATCTGACCATCGCGCCGTATCGGATGCCACTCATGCATATCGACGGCGGGCGAAGTATTAATCGAAGAGCGAATTTGCTGGCGCATCTCCGGATCGGGGAAAAAGAGTGCTAATGGATCGGGCTGCTGATTAAGCTCATTAATGCTCCAGCCAAATAAACGTTCACACTCGCCATTCCATAAAATACAACGATTCGATTTATCGAAAGAATTCATTAAAACCGGGGCACGATCGAACAGTGCTTTATATTGTGTTACGACGCGCTGCATTTCTTTAGCGGCACGTTCTCTGACAAGAATTTCCTCCATATAATCTTTAAGCTTCTCCACCAGAATAATAACCACGTTCTTGATTATTGACAGTGACGGCAAAGGATAGGCAAACGCTAAAAAGAAATAACCTTTGATACTCGCATCTTTATAATTCAGCTTACATAATATACCGCTTTGCAATTTATTGGTGGAGAATGACTGTGTCGGAAATAATAATTTTCCAACATGCCGTCGCCAGCATATAACGCGCCAGGCACGCTGATTACGGCGCAGTTGCAACTGTTCCAGCAGGGTCTGCGCATCGCGGATCGTACACTCCATCTCTCCGCTGCAGGCTATCTGCCATGCGTCGTCCTGCTCGATCACCACCCAGGCAAGATGCGCGCCCAGGGACGCGTTGATGACCGACAATATATCTTCCATAGAGCGTTGCGCAGCGAGCCACGGCATCAACTTCGCCAGAAGCGTCAATGCCGCAGCACCGTCTCCTAAAGAAACGGCTAAATTCTCTGTTTTCATTTTTTCTTTTCGCAGGTTATTAACACCAAACCGACCTGCCATGATTTAATCAGGAAGAAAAAACACTCGCCCACAGTTGTCACATAACGTAAACGCGCACTGCGCATAAACCGTGACAAGAAAGAATATATCGATAGAGATCAGATGCCTGAATAATCATCAACAGGTAAATAAAGCTAACCACACAAGCATAATATATGTTCCGCGGACTGTAAATATTGTGGCAATTAGGGTGCTAAATATCACTTTAATACATGAATAATACCAGGGTTAATTCTCGCAAGTGCTAAGCAATATATCCTGGTGAAAAAAACGCGGCCAAACCCACCAAAATTAGTAGGAATACCCCGCAAAAAATGCTTTTCCCACTGGTGAATAAATCATCAAATGTGATACAGTTCACACATTCTTGAAACGGCCAGCCCGTTTCACATTGTTGTGCTACTTCTGCGGACTTCTGCGTCATCTTTGCCACTCGCGCGTAACGCCTGGTCCGCCCGGTATTCGATTCTTTCTGAGGATGGTTTCATGGCTACCTTTACCACCAGCGTAGTTCTGTTGCGCTGGCAGTTATTGAGCGCAGTGTTGATGTTTATGGCCAGCACGCTGAATATTCGCTTCCGTCGGGCTGATTATATCGGTCTGGCAGTGATCAGCAGCGGCATGGGTTTAGCAGCGGCATGCTGGTTCGCGACCGGTCTGCTGGGCATTACAGTGATGGATCTCACCAACATCTGGCACAACGTGGTGCAGGTCATGGCGGACGTCTCAAGTAAAGCCCCGCCAGACTGGCCGATGGTCATTACCTGATAAAAAAGCGCCTGCGGGCGCTTTTTTTTGTGTCTCCACTTAGCCCTGAATATCCCCTGCCTGCCGAAAAAAAATTTCCTTTTGTGATTTCGTTCGCATGGGAATGATATCTTCCATCCAGAAAATAATATATGCGGGCTAATTAAACCCGCTGCCGCTGCGCTACTGAGGCATCACTTTCTCCATCAGCACGCTGCTGTTCTGTATCGTCGAATGGAAAAAAACCTCAGTAAATAACGCCCGGCGCGACGTTATTCGCCGTGCGATGGTCGCTATTTTTGACGGTATCTGAAGTGACAGGTTGCCTTACGGAGCCCGTCATTTTTATTGTCTCCTGCCCGCTTATTTCCCCAGCTTCGACAGCATCTCGGGGCGCATAAACTTGTGGATCACCAGCATAAACAGCACCGACGGCACCAGCAGGATCAGCGCGGTGATCGACGACACCTGGTAGTTGCCCGACATACTGGCGGTATAAAGCAAAATAGGCAGCGTGGTGATATCCGGTGCGCCGACGAAGAAGGTGGCGGTGAACTCATCCAGCGATTCCAGAAACACAAAGATGCTGGCGGCAATCAGCCCTGGCGCGGCCTGCGGCAGAATAATATGGAAAAACGTATACACCGGCCCGGCGCCCAGATTGCGCGATGCGCGCGCCAGCAGCGGATCGAGCGACGAAAACGCCGCGACGCTTATCCAGATGGAATACATCAGCCCATGCACGCTGTGCACCAGTACCACGCCGGCAATCGTGCCATTAAGTCCCCACTGATAAAACA
Above is a genomic segment from Kosakonia radicincitans DSM 16656 containing:
- a CDS encoding EAL domain-containing protein, which encodes MNHSVRRKMLRVVGIIIGVILPVMLSLWFAHIRAVNETAFQLRSFAHLALNKTEVVIQQVDSVRTAAEKFHGQICSQEHRKAMLDIVRSSLYVADLIYAHGDQFLCSSVIAPAQSYAIAPAEYKRSPDIAIYYYRNTPFYAGYKMVYMQRGNYVAVINPLSYSDVASEDDALAYGVYDTVSELFFSLSKSAHLETLKKLIHSQASTFQQDGRFYTIAHSDKRPIAIIVSTSNAHYFQALYHQVMLLLPLGLICSVILCLVWSRTRQEFNSPRRMLHRALTKRQLRLHYQPIIDIKNGACVGAEALLRWPGFNGQVMSPAEFIPLAEKEGMIERITDYVVDEVFSDLGDFLAVVPHLYISINLSAADFHSSRLISLISNKIREHSVRAEQIKIEVTERGFIDVPKTTPVIQAFRQAGYEVAIDDFGTGYSNLHNLYSLNVDILKIDKSFIDTLTTNSTSHLIAEHIIEMAQSLRLKIIAEGVETAEQVSWLLKRGVQFCQGWHFARALPPEDFKLWVRHPPSLK
- a CDS encoding GGDEF domain-containing protein, producing MKTENLAVSLGDGAAALTLLAKLMPWLAAQRSMEDILSVINASLGAHLAWVVIEQDDAWQIACSGEMECTIRDAQTLLEQLQLRRNQRAWRVICWRRHVGKLLFPTQSFSTNKLQSGILCKLNYKDASIKGYFFLAFAYPLPSLSIIKNVVIILVEKLKDYMEEILVRERAAKEMQRVVTQYKALFDRAPVLMNSFDKSNRCILWNGECERLFGWSINELNQQPDPLALFFPDPEMRQQIRSSINTSPAVDMHEWHPIRRDGQMLTVLWSNILLPDRSILSIGLDITERKKVERQLEKKATIDDLTGCYNRFSMLRKLKEALVQCKPEDSRSHFSLLMLDLDHFKNINDRWGHLTGDAALVHFCDQIREHSDPSYLFGRLGGEEFLILMPHIDRKNALRFSQKIRAALARSPLLSGSEKIPLSFSAGLVFVCGEQTDTSVLLTLADNALYDAKRSGRSKTVVASAFYK
- a CDS encoding YjcB family protein, with the protein product MATFTTSVVLLRWQLLSAVLMFMASTLNIRFRRADYIGLAVISSGMGLAAACWFATGLLGITVMDLTNIWHNVVQVMADVSSKAPPDWPMVIT
- a CDS encoding ABC transporter permease → MNTFRQKLRGSFLLQTLLLTFLVLALFGPLLNLLIWTVAESWFFPHTLPSQWGLKYWSQVFSPYSDVSGSLSVSVLIAVLAVLVCLIISVPAGYALAQRGMPCRAFFMLLFLIPQAFPNLTVYMNVARLFYQWGLNGTIAGVVLVHSVHGLMYSIWISVAAFSSLDPLLARASRNLGAGPVYTFFHIILPQAAPGLIAASIFVFLESLDEFTATFFVGAPDITTLPILLYTASMSGNYQVSSITALILLVPSVLFMLVIHKFMRPEMLSKLGK